The following are encoded in a window of Poecile atricapillus isolate bPoeAtr1 chromosome 21, bPoeAtr1.hap1, whole genome shotgun sequence genomic DNA:
- the HIC1 gene encoding hypermethylated in cancer 1 protein isoform X1: MRVHRDLSWLAEATGRPGRRARSGMLDAMEVPSHSRQLLLQLNTQRTKGFLCDVIIVVQNALFRAHKNILAASSAYLKSLVVHDNLLNLDHEMVSPGIFRLILDFIYTGRLAECEPGSEQSLGAVLAAASYLQIPGLVALCKKKLKRSGKYCHLRGGYAPYKLGRGLRAATPVIQACYSGTPRPVDLPPVEPAAPLNTQCGELYASAAQGAPLHPHGLCPPERHCSPPCGLDLSKKSPTGPSAQLLPTDRLLPSEPREPSLPPRHDSPPVSAGLLGSHVAAYKDSPPGGEPGGHPHAPDPFRSTPPCAEPPLPRADGRELMYRWMKHEPLGPYLDEGEAEKELEREEKAESPPAAPQPRYPSVESNDLEPDNSTSEETGSSEGPSPGDALDRYCNHLGYEPESLGDNLYVCIPCGKGFPSSEQLNAHVEAHNEEELYHKAAAEQAVPFLDKGGPGLGDILRPYRCSSCDKSYKDPATLRQHEKTHWLTRPYPCTICGKKFTQRGTMTRHMRSHLGLKPFACDACGMRFTRQYRLTEHMRIHSGEKPYECQVCGGKFAQQRNLISHMKMHTAGPDGKAKLDFPDSVYAMARLTADQLGLKQEKAAELLSHTSHFLSDPKAMESLYPLAKFTAEHLGLSQDKAAEVLAQAPHLHTEAARTIERYSPP, from the exons ATGAGAGTTCACCGAGACCTCAGCTGGCTGGCGGAGGCCACCGGACGCCCAG GGCGGCGGGCGAGGAGCGGGATGCTGGACGCCATGGAGGTGCCGAGCCACTCgcggcagctgctgctgcagctgaacaCGCAGCGCACCAAGGGCTTCCTGTGCGACGTGATCATCGTGGTGCAGAACGCGCTTTTCCGAGCGCACAAGAACATCCTGGCCGCCAGCAGCGCCTACCTCAAGTCGCTGGTGGTCCACGACAACCTGCTCAACCTGGACCATGAGATGGTGAGCCCCGGCATCTTCCGCCTCATCCTCGACTTCATCTACACCGGCCGCCTGGCCGAGTGCGAGCCGGGCAGCGAGCAGAGCctgggtgctgtgctggctgccgCCAGCTACCTCCAGATCCCCGGCTTGGTGGCCCTTTGCAAGAAGAAGCTGAAGCGCAGCGGCAAGTACTGCCACCTGCGCGGGGGCTACGCGCCCTACAAGCTGGGCCGCGGGCTGCGGGCCGCCACGCCGGTCATCCAGGCTTGCTACTCGGGGACACCGCGGCCCGTGGACCTGCCGCCCGTGGAGCCGGCGGCGCCGCTCAACACGCAGTGCGGGGAGCTGTACGCCTCGGCCGCCCAGGGAGCCCCGCTGCACCCCCACGGGCTGTGCCCGCCCGAGCGCCACTGCTCGCCGCCCTGCGGCCTCGACCTCTCCAAGAAGAGCCCCACCGgcccctctgcccagctcctgcccaccGACCGCCTGCTGCCCAGCGAGCCCCGCGAGCCCTCGCTGCCCCCACGGCACGACAGTCCCCCCGTCAGCGCCGGCCTCCTGGGCAGCCACGTCGCTGCCTACAAGGACTCCCCGCCGGGCGGTGAGCCGGGGGGGCATCCCCACGCCCCCGACCCCTTCCGCAGCACGCCGCCCTGCGCCGAGCCCCCGCTGCCCCGAGCTGATGGGCGGGAGCTGATGTACCGCTGGATGAAGCACGAGCCCCTGGGCCCCTACCTGGACGAGGGGGAGGcggagaaggagctggagcgGGAGGAGAAGGCCGAATCGCCGCCCGCGGCGCCGCAGCCCCGCTACCCCAGCGTGGAGAGCAACGACCTGGAGCCCGATAACAGCACGAGCGAGGAGACGGGCAGCAGCGAGGGGCCCTCGCCCGGCGACGCGCTGGACCGCTACTGCAACCACCTGGGCTACGAGCCGGAGAGCCTGGGTGACAACCTGTACGTCTGCATCCCCTGCGGCAAGGGCTTCCCCAGCTCCGAGCAGCTCAACGCCCACGTGGAGGCCCACAACGAAGAGGAGCTCTATCACAAGGCGGCGGCCGAGCAGGCCGTGCCCTTCCTGGACAAAGGTGGCCCAGGGCTGGGTGACATCTTGCGGCCTTACCGCTGCTCCTCCTGCGACAAGTCCTACAAGGACCCGGCCACTCTGCGGCAGCACGAGAAGACGCACTGGCTGACGCGCCCCTACCCCTGCACCATCTGCGGCAAGAAGTTCACGCAACGCGGCACCATGACCCGCCACATGCGCAGCCACCTCGGCCTGAAGCCCTTCGCCTGCGACGCCTGCGGGATGCGCTTCACCCGCCAGTACCGCCTGACCGAGCACATGCGCATCCACTCGGGCGAGAAGCCCTACGAGTGCCAGGTGTGCGGCGGGAAGTTCGCCCAGCAGCGCAACCTCATCAGCCACATGAAGATGCACACGGCCGGCCCCGACGGCAAAGCCAAGCTGGACTTCCCCGACAGCGTCTATGCCATGGCCCGACTCACCGCCGACCAGCTGGGGCTCAAGCAGGAGAAGGCGGCCGAGCTGCTCTCCCACACCTCGCACTTCCTCAGCGACCCCAAGGCCATGGAGAGCCTCTACCCCCTGGCCAAGTTCACGGCTGAGCACCTGGGGCTGAGTCAGGACAAGGCGGCCGAGGTGCTGGCGCAGGCTCCGCACCTCCACACCGAGGCCGCCCGGACCATAGAGCGATACTCGCCCCCCTAG
- the HIC1 gene encoding hypermethylated in cancer 1 protein isoform X2 has protein sequence MLDAMEVPSHSRQLLLQLNTQRTKGFLCDVIIVVQNALFRAHKNILAASSAYLKSLVVHDNLLNLDHEMVSPGIFRLILDFIYTGRLAECEPGSEQSLGAVLAAASYLQIPGLVALCKKKLKRSGKYCHLRGGYAPYKLGRGLRAATPVIQACYSGTPRPVDLPPVEPAAPLNTQCGELYASAAQGAPLHPHGLCPPERHCSPPCGLDLSKKSPTGPSAQLLPTDRLLPSEPREPSLPPRHDSPPVSAGLLGSHVAAYKDSPPGGEPGGHPHAPDPFRSTPPCAEPPLPRADGRELMYRWMKHEPLGPYLDEGEAEKELEREEKAESPPAAPQPRYPSVESNDLEPDNSTSEETGSSEGPSPGDALDRYCNHLGYEPESLGDNLYVCIPCGKGFPSSEQLNAHVEAHNEEELYHKAAAEQAVPFLDKGGPGLGDILRPYRCSSCDKSYKDPATLRQHEKTHWLTRPYPCTICGKKFTQRGTMTRHMRSHLGLKPFACDACGMRFTRQYRLTEHMRIHSGEKPYECQVCGGKFAQQRNLISHMKMHTAGPDGKAKLDFPDSVYAMARLTADQLGLKQEKAAELLSHTSHFLSDPKAMESLYPLAKFTAEHLGLSQDKAAEVLAQAPHLHTEAARTIERYSPP, from the coding sequence ATGCTGGACGCCATGGAGGTGCCGAGCCACTCgcggcagctgctgctgcagctgaacaCGCAGCGCACCAAGGGCTTCCTGTGCGACGTGATCATCGTGGTGCAGAACGCGCTTTTCCGAGCGCACAAGAACATCCTGGCCGCCAGCAGCGCCTACCTCAAGTCGCTGGTGGTCCACGACAACCTGCTCAACCTGGACCATGAGATGGTGAGCCCCGGCATCTTCCGCCTCATCCTCGACTTCATCTACACCGGCCGCCTGGCCGAGTGCGAGCCGGGCAGCGAGCAGAGCctgggtgctgtgctggctgccgCCAGCTACCTCCAGATCCCCGGCTTGGTGGCCCTTTGCAAGAAGAAGCTGAAGCGCAGCGGCAAGTACTGCCACCTGCGCGGGGGCTACGCGCCCTACAAGCTGGGCCGCGGGCTGCGGGCCGCCACGCCGGTCATCCAGGCTTGCTACTCGGGGACACCGCGGCCCGTGGACCTGCCGCCCGTGGAGCCGGCGGCGCCGCTCAACACGCAGTGCGGGGAGCTGTACGCCTCGGCCGCCCAGGGAGCCCCGCTGCACCCCCACGGGCTGTGCCCGCCCGAGCGCCACTGCTCGCCGCCCTGCGGCCTCGACCTCTCCAAGAAGAGCCCCACCGgcccctctgcccagctcctgcccaccGACCGCCTGCTGCCCAGCGAGCCCCGCGAGCCCTCGCTGCCCCCACGGCACGACAGTCCCCCCGTCAGCGCCGGCCTCCTGGGCAGCCACGTCGCTGCCTACAAGGACTCCCCGCCGGGCGGTGAGCCGGGGGGGCATCCCCACGCCCCCGACCCCTTCCGCAGCACGCCGCCCTGCGCCGAGCCCCCGCTGCCCCGAGCTGATGGGCGGGAGCTGATGTACCGCTGGATGAAGCACGAGCCCCTGGGCCCCTACCTGGACGAGGGGGAGGcggagaaggagctggagcgGGAGGAGAAGGCCGAATCGCCGCCCGCGGCGCCGCAGCCCCGCTACCCCAGCGTGGAGAGCAACGACCTGGAGCCCGATAACAGCACGAGCGAGGAGACGGGCAGCAGCGAGGGGCCCTCGCCCGGCGACGCGCTGGACCGCTACTGCAACCACCTGGGCTACGAGCCGGAGAGCCTGGGTGACAACCTGTACGTCTGCATCCCCTGCGGCAAGGGCTTCCCCAGCTCCGAGCAGCTCAACGCCCACGTGGAGGCCCACAACGAAGAGGAGCTCTATCACAAGGCGGCGGCCGAGCAGGCCGTGCCCTTCCTGGACAAAGGTGGCCCAGGGCTGGGTGACATCTTGCGGCCTTACCGCTGCTCCTCCTGCGACAAGTCCTACAAGGACCCGGCCACTCTGCGGCAGCACGAGAAGACGCACTGGCTGACGCGCCCCTACCCCTGCACCATCTGCGGCAAGAAGTTCACGCAACGCGGCACCATGACCCGCCACATGCGCAGCCACCTCGGCCTGAAGCCCTTCGCCTGCGACGCCTGCGGGATGCGCTTCACCCGCCAGTACCGCCTGACCGAGCACATGCGCATCCACTCGGGCGAGAAGCCCTACGAGTGCCAGGTGTGCGGCGGGAAGTTCGCCCAGCAGCGCAACCTCATCAGCCACATGAAGATGCACACGGCCGGCCCCGACGGCAAAGCCAAGCTGGACTTCCCCGACAGCGTCTATGCCATGGCCCGACTCACCGCCGACCAGCTGGGGCTCAAGCAGGAGAAGGCGGCCGAGCTGCTCTCCCACACCTCGCACTTCCTCAGCGACCCCAAGGCCATGGAGAGCCTCTACCCCCTGGCCAAGTTCACGGCTGAGCACCTGGGGCTGAGTCAGGACAAGGCGGCCGAGGTGCTGGCGCAGGCTCCGCACCTCCACACCGAGGCCGCCCGGACCATAGAGCGATACTCGCCCCCCTAG
- the OVCA2 gene encoding esterase OVCA2: MDGVAPRTSATPLPARTEPGCPWGVAPCKTRPCCCPVPAPAIAPGVASRPGCPLLTRRGPPAARGRASPPRGRSARPPLSGQSARSVSAGRRKWRSGGAAMAEARPLRLLALHGYRQSARRLRQRTGALRKALRGRAELLIIDAPHPLPAGAEDDPDGDDPPRGWWFSGPGTFEAGEAAAAPVGLDESLSTVAAALAEHGPFDGLLGFSQGAALAAMVCALRARGDPRFPVTFAVLVAGFASRSPAHGHFYREPIALPTLHVVGDTDAVIAAALSRELARCFVEPVVLTHPGGHFIPVAPAQKKAYLEFLECFCPGQGQPEQPGTGEV, from the coding sequence ATGGATGGGGTCGCACCCCGTACATCGGCGACACCACTGCCCGCAAGGACCGAGCCCGGCTGTCCGTGGGGAGTTGCTCCTTGCAAGACCAGGCCGTGCTGCTGCCCTGTCCCGGCCCCCGCCATCGCCCCGGGGGTCGCGTCCCGCCCGGGCTGCCCCCTCCTCACCCGCCGGGGACCTcccgccgccagggggcgcgcGTCACCTCCGCGAGGGCGCTCCGCTCGCCCTCCTCTCTCCGGCCAATCAGCGCGCAGCGTTTCGGCGGGAAGGCGGAAGTGGCGCTCCGGGGGCGCGGCCATGGCTGAGGCGCGGCCGCTGcggctgctggccctgcacggTTACCGGCAGAGCGCCCGCCGCCTCCGCCAGCGCACCGGTGCGCTCCGCAAGGCCCTGCGCGGCCGCGCAGAGCTGCTGATCATCGACGCGCCTCACCCGTTGCCCGCCGGCGCTGAGGACGACCCCGACGGGGACGACCCCCCCCGCGGCTGGTGGTTCTCCGGGCCCGGCACGTTCGAGGCGGGCGAAGCAGCTGCGGCTCCGGTGGGGCTGGACGAGTCTCTGTCCACCGTGGCGGCGGCGCTGGCGGAGCACGGGCCCTTCGACGGGCTGCTGGGCTTCAGCCAGGGCGCGGCGCTGGCCGCCATGGTGTGCGCCCTGCGGGCCCGCGGCGACCCGCGCTTCCCGGTCACCTTCGCCGTGCTGGTGGCCGGGTTCGCCAGCCGCTCCCCGGCACACGGACACTTCTACCGGGAGCCCATCGCCCTCCCCACGCTGCACGTCGTGGGCGACACCGACGCCGTTATCGCAGCAGCCCTCAGCAGGGAGCTGGCCCGGTGCTTCGTGGAGCCCGTGGTCCTCACGCACCCCGGGGGACACTTCATCCCCGTGGCTCCGGCGCAGAAAAAAGCCTACCTGGAGTTCTTGGAATGCTTCTGCCCCGGGCAGGGCCAGCCCGAGCAGCCAGGGACTGGGGAGGTTTGA